The Brassica napus cultivar Da-Ae chromosome C7, Da-Ae, whole genome shotgun sequence genome has a segment encoding these proteins:
- the LOC106409765 gene encoding uncharacterized protein LOC106409765 isoform X2: MASSRVFMDNDVQPSRDYLGWLSSNSDLANKINAEVVTKPETATLEELFAYIKHETAKVAWFECTTIIDDVLRGSAWYYISCGGCNSKPVKGSTSLICNNKKCGKRDVTRCSIPHEDFCL, translated from the exons ATGGCATCATCTCGAGTGTTTATGGATAACGATGTCCAGCCTAGCAGGGATTATCTTGGATG GCTGAGCTCAAACTCAGATCTTGCTAATAAGATTAATGCAGAGGTTGTTACTAAGCCTGAGACAGCGACTCTAGAGGAACTTTTCGCCTACATCAAACATGAGACTGCTAAG GTTGCTTGGTTTGAATGCACAACGATTATAGATGATGTTCTTCGGGGTTCTGCTTGGTATTATATCTCATGCGGTGGGTGTAATAGTAAGCCAGTCAAAGGGTCTACCTCTCTGATTTGTAACAACAAGAAATGTGGGAAACGTGATGTTACGCGTTGCTCA ATACCTCACGAGGATTTCTGTTTATGA
- the LOC106409765 gene encoding uncharacterized protein LOC106409765 isoform X1, translated as MLRVAQYLTRISVYDKSEHAVFVILGDAGKELTGKHASELVASYFEANEGVEADHCVPVPQALLDTIRHTYRFIVKVSDHNLSGKTQTITVTKIFPPAAPQTIAPLEEHAVPPTSDDILKTGGDRVRQASESLESAEAKRCKSG; from the exons ATGTTACGCGTTGCTCA ATACCTCACGAGGATTTCTGTTTATGATAAGAGTGAACATGCAGTTTTTGTCATTCTTGGTGATGCTGGCAAAGAGTTGACTGGGAAGCATGCATCAGAATTAGTTGCCAGTTACTTTGAG GCTAATGAGGGCGTAGAAGCTGATCATTGTGTGCCGGTACCGCAAGCTCTACTTGATACAATAAGGCATACTTATAGATTCATTGTGAAAGTCTCAGATCATAATTTGTCAGGTAAGACTCAAACCATAACTGTCACAAAGATATTCCCACCAGCAGCTCCACAGACTATAGCTCCCTTGGAAGAGCACGCTGTTCCACCAACGTCTGATGATATCCTGAAGACTGGAGGTGACAGGGTTAGACAAGCATCTGAGAGTCTTGAATCAGCTGAAGCAAAGCGTTGCAAAAGTGGCTGA
- the LOC125590626 gene encoding uncharacterized protein LOC125590626, with product MAICREYGNPDLFITMTANPNWREIKDHLDRYGGDSPNDRPDIECRVFKMKLDQLLEDFKKGIFFKPYTTALHMIEFQNRGLPHAHILLWFGRSSRTPSAEEVDDIISAELPNKGEDPEAYNLVTKHMIHDPCGVINPKSPCMENNVCTKKYPRPYNDNTSIDKSGYVLYRRRRNENAYVVKDGVILNNTFVVPHNVKLLKKYEAHINVEWCNRTSAVKYLFKYITKGVDRASAVIERGNTATAPDLVASGEPIERVIKQRNEIQDYVDARYLSTCESMWRTFAFHIHKRKPSVEKLIFHLEGEHNITIKSTDNLGRVIRKPGIEKTMFIEWMVLCRRILINKIKGPRSYDELKTFNDVKYPDFKSVCHARGYLDNDVEWLESMTEGARTATPFQLRDMFVLFLNNCFVASPEKLWEHSWKSMSEDILYKRQRLLGHTNLELDDETLEQYTLIEVEKLMCMHDRSLDDIKEMPKIKLVLLKELGNSLWNQEMDYDVAEETLRHDTQYNLLNADQRAIYESVLDSVDKKMENYSLYMAQEAHGKHFYIKPLYPDFAPENKSLCRFLLQE from the exons ATGGCTATTTGCAGAGAATATGGGAATCCAGATTTGTTTATCACAATGACGGCCAATCCTAATTGGAGAGAGATTAAAGATCATCTTGATAGATATGGTGGAGACTCTCCCAATGATAGACCGGACATTGAATGTCGAGTCTTTAAAATGAAGTTAGATCAGCTACTTGAGGATTTCAAAAAAGGAATTTTCTTCAAGCCATACACAACAGCTCTCCACATGATAGAGTTTCAAAACAGAGGGCTCCCCCATgcacatatattattgtggtttGGAAGATCTTCCAGAACACCAAGTGCAGAGGAAGTAGATGATATTATTTCAGCCGAGCTCCCAAACAAAGGAGAGGACCCAGAGGCTTACAATTTAGTAACAAAACACATGATCCATGACCCATGTGGTGTTATTAATCCGAAGTCACCATGTATGGAGAATAATGTGTGCACGAAAAAGTATCCTCGCCCGTATAATGACAATACTTCGATTGACAAATCAGGGTATGTATTATATCGTCGCCGCCGGAATGAAAATGCGTATGTGGTAAAGGATGGGGTAATTCTAAACAATACTTTTGTTGTACCTCATAACGTTAAGCTCCTAAAGAAGTACGAAGCTCATATTAATGTGGAATGGTGTAATCGTACAAGCGCAGTGAAGTACTTATTCAAGTATATAACCAAAGGTGTTGATAGAGCATCCGCAGTTATTGAAAGGGGAAATACGGCAACTGCACCTGACTTAGTGGCTTCTGGAGAACCAATTGAAAGAGTTATTAAGCAACGGAATGAGATCCAAGACTACGTCGATGCTCGGTATTTATCAACTTGTGAGTCTATGTGGCGGACTTTCGCATTCCACATACACAAAAGAAAGCCATCAGTTGAGAAGCTTATCTTTCACTTAGAAGGTGAACATAACATCACAATTAAATCAACTGATAACCTCGGCCGTGTGATCCGCAAGCCAGGTATTGAGAAGACGATGTTCATTGAATGGATGGTCTTATGCAGAAG GATCCTCATAAACAAGATTAAGGGTCCTAGAAGTTATGACGAGCTAAAAACCTTTAACGATGTGAAATACCCTGACTTCAAATCGGTTTGCCACGCAAGAGGCTATTTGGATAATGATGTTGAATGGCTTGAGAGTATGACTGAGGGTGCTAGAACGGCTACCCCATTCCAACTCCGCGATATGTTTGTCTTATTCCTAAACAATTGCTTCGTTGCGAGCCCTGAAAAACTATGGGAACACTCATGGAAATCAATGAGCGAGGACATACTTTACAAGAGGCAACGACTCTTAGGTCACACAAATCTGGAACTGGACGATGAGACCCTTGAGCAATACACGTTAATCGAAGTGGAAAAGTTGATGTGCATGCATGATCGCTCATTAGATGATATTAAGGAGATGCCAAAGATCAAACTAGTTTTGCTAAAAGAATTAGGGAACAGTTTGTGGAACCAAGAAATGGATTACGATGTTGCTGAGGAAACACTAAGACATGACACGCAGTACAACTTACTTAATGCTGATCAGCGTGCGATTTACGAATCAGTCTTAGACTCTGTTGATAAAAAGATGGAAAATTATTCTTTGTATATGGCGCAGGAGGCACATGGAAAACATTTCTATATCAAGCCATTATATCCAGACTTCGCTCCAGAAAACAAATCATTATGCCGGTTTCTTCTTCAGGAATAG